Proteins encoded within one genomic window of Deinococcus depolymerans:
- a CDS encoding enoyl-CoA hydratase-related protein, whose translation MTHSSVIAAHTSAGVRTLTLNRPDRLNAANDDLLLALTAELRAADTDGNVRVVVITGAGRGFCAGQDLGDVSGRDMTFTEHLNATYNPLIRTIRSLGKPVITAVNGVAAGAGASLALSGDIRLWAQSASLIEVFSNIALVPDSGSTWFLPRLVGYHRAFEMMALAERVRADDALRLGLCEQVFPDDTFAQDVQAYAERLAARPAHALNLTKQALNAAMTSTLDAALEEEARLQQLAGDHWEHEEGVTAFKEKRPAQFVRDAG comes from the coding sequence ATGACCCACTCCAGCGTGATTGCCGCGCACACCAGCGCGGGCGTGCGAACCCTGACCCTGAACCGCCCGGACCGCCTGAACGCCGCCAACGACGACCTGCTGCTCGCCCTGACCGCCGAACTGCGCGCCGCCGACACCGACGGGAACGTGCGGGTGGTCGTCATCACCGGCGCCGGGCGCGGCTTCTGCGCCGGACAGGACCTCGGGGACGTGTCGGGCCGCGACATGACCTTCACCGAACACCTGAACGCCACCTACAACCCCCTGATCCGCACCATCCGCAGCCTGGGCAAACCCGTGATCACGGCCGTGAACGGCGTCGCGGCCGGGGCCGGTGCCAGCCTCGCCCTGAGCGGCGACATCCGCCTGTGGGCGCAGTCCGCCAGCCTGATCGAGGTGTTCAGCAACATTGCGCTCGTCCCGGATTCCGGCAGCACCTGGTTCCTGCCGCGCCTCGTCGGCTACCACCGCGCGTTCGAGATGATGGCCCTCGCCGAGCGCGTCCGGGCCGACGACGCCCTGCGCCTGGGCCTGTGCGAACAGGTGTTCCCGGACGACACCTTCGCGCAGGACGTTCAGGCGTACGCCGAACGCCTCGCCGCGCGGCCCGCGCACGCCCTGAACCTCACCAAGCAGGCCCTGAATGCCGCCATGACCAGCACCCTCGACGCGGCGCTCGAAGAGGAAGCGCGCCTGCAGCAGCTCGCCGGCGACCACTGGGAACATGAGGAAGGCGTCACCGCCTTCAAGGAGAAACGCCCCGCACAGTTCGTGCGGGACGCAGGGTAA
- a CDS encoding RuvX/YqgF family protein — translation MNDPHPAPATPPVPETPAALPVILALDVSKTRIGFAVNAGRLAFGRGSVDRKRLPLDLKAVRLKVAETGATRLLLGLPLRTDGAHSPAADRVRAFGKVLQEKGYAVEYQDERFTTRRARDLGATDEDEAAAVQILELYLLGRS, via the coding sequence GTGAACGACCCCCACCCGGCCCCCGCCACGCCCCCCGTTCCGGAGACGCCGGCTGCCCTGCCCGTGATCCTGGCGCTGGACGTCAGCAAGACCCGCATCGGCTTCGCGGTGAATGCGGGCCGGCTGGCGTTCGGGCGGGGCAGCGTGGACCGCAAGCGGCTGCCGCTGGACCTGAAGGCCGTGCGGCTGAAGGTCGCGGAGACCGGCGCGACCCGGCTGCTGCTGGGCCTGCCGCTGCGCACGGACGGCGCACACAGTCCCGCCGCGGACCGGGTGCGGGCCTTCGGGAAGGTGCTGCAGGAGAAGGGGTACGCCGTCGAGTACCAGGATGAGCGCTTCACGACCCGCCGCGCCCGCGACCTGGGGGCCACCGATGAGGACGAGGCGGCCGCCGTGCAGATCCTGGAACTGTACCTGCTGGGCCGCTCCTGA